A region of Candidatus Methylomirabilota bacterium DNA encodes the following proteins:
- a CDS encoding ABC transporter permease, which yields MTDATGVVAAPAVQDTRRYHALKRLARRPAAVIAALVVLGFIVMAVGAPQIAPFDPITPNFLAVRKPPSSLYRLGTDEVGRDVLSRLIWGARASLLAGVIPVGIALAVSIPLGLLSGYAGGWVDGVIMRIVDAMLAIPFLIVAIALAAFLGPSLTNAMIAIGIAALPTFLRLARGTVLTIKTEEYVESARALGCSAHRIATRHIFPNMLPPIFIQSSITVAAAIIAEASLSFLGLGQQPPAPSWGSMLNTAQRYLSQAPWMALYPGLMIFVIVMALNVLGDGLRDALDPRHQ from the coding sequence GTGACGGACGCCACCGGCGTCGTCGCGGCGCCGGCCGTGCAGGACACCCGGCGATATCACGCGCTCAAGCGCCTGGCGCGCCGGCCGGCGGCGGTGATCGCCGCGCTGGTCGTGCTGGGCTTCATCGTCATGGCGGTCGGCGCTCCGCAGATCGCGCCGTTCGACCCCATCACGCCCAACTTCCTCGCCGTGCGCAAGCCGCCGTCGAGCCTCTACCGGCTCGGCACGGATGAAGTCGGCCGCGACGTGCTCTCGCGCCTCATTTGGGGCGCGCGCGCCTCACTCCTGGCCGGGGTCATACCGGTCGGCATCGCGCTCGCCGTCAGCATTCCGCTCGGGCTGCTGTCGGGATACGCCGGTGGCTGGGTCGATGGGGTTATCATGCGCATCGTCGACGCGATGCTGGCCATCCCATTTTTGATCGTGGCCATCGCGCTGGCCGCCTTTCTGGGGCCGAGCCTCACCAACGCGATGATCGCGATCGGGATCGCCGCGCTGCCGACGTTCCTTCGGCTGGCGCGCGGCACCGTGCTCACGATCAAGACGGAGGAGTACGTCGAGTCGGCGCGTGCCCTCGGCTGCTCGGCGCACCGCATCGCCACGCGTCACATCTTCCCCAACATGCTGCCGCCGATCTTCATCCAGTCGTCCATCACGGTGGCGGCGGCGATCATCGCCGAGGCGAGCCTGTCGTTCCTCGGGCTCGGCCAGCAGCCGCCTGCGCCATCGTGGGGCTCCATGCTCAACACGGCTCAGCGCTACCTCTCGCAGGCGCCGTGGATGGCCCTCTACCCGGGGCTCATGATCTTTGTCATCGTCATGGCCCTCAATGTCCTTGGCGACGGGCTGCGCGACGCCCTCGACCCGCGACACCAGTGA
- a CDS encoding LLM class flavin-dependent oxidoreductase, which translates to MRFGWLTLGLSPSPEGDYAAILEQLSQACFAETAGFDGIWLTEHNFTGESVYCDPIPFASVVAARTSRIRIGFAVIQLALRHPIRLATQLALLDNLSDGRLDVGVGHGTNYNEYEFVGYGLRSDDSRARMEETLDVMIRAWTEAPLVHEGKFYQLRLPALRPRPRQRPHPPIWRSVSSAGSVRECGRLGAPIMTARIPLSTVPERLALYEAGLAESGLDATAQRRLREQAAVWRFVHVAESHAQAEDELAAALRETRRHMILARVTHNPADFHVPTSRVNPWNDPLVSDEDGVRYALEAATLYGTARRVADQVAEMRDAGVHHIFCQMSYGYLPHATIMESMRRFGEHVMPKFR; encoded by the coding sequence ATGCGATTCGGCTGGTTGACGCTCGGGCTTTCCCCCTCTCCCGAAGGAGACTACGCCGCGATCCTCGAGCAGCTCTCGCAGGCGTGCTTCGCGGAGACGGCGGGCTTCGACGGCATCTGGCTCACCGAGCACAACTTCACGGGCGAGAGCGTCTACTGCGATCCCATCCCGTTCGCCAGCGTCGTGGCCGCGCGCACGTCGCGGATCCGGATCGGCTTCGCTGTGATCCAGCTCGCCCTGCGCCACCCGATCCGTCTCGCGACCCAGCTCGCGCTCCTCGATAACCTCTCCGACGGCCGGCTCGACGTCGGCGTCGGGCACGGGACCAACTACAACGAGTACGAATTCGTCGGCTACGGGCTCCGGAGCGACGACAGCCGGGCGCGGATGGAGGAGACGCTCGACGTGATGATCCGCGCGTGGACGGAGGCGCCGCTGGTCCACGAGGGGAAGTTCTACCAGCTCCGCCTGCCCGCGCTCCGCCCGCGTCCTCGGCAGCGGCCGCACCCGCCGATCTGGCGCAGCGTCTCGTCCGCGGGCTCGGTGCGCGAGTGCGGCCGGCTCGGCGCGCCGATCATGACGGCGCGCATCCCGCTCTCGACCGTGCCGGAGCGGCTCGCGCTCTACGAGGCCGGTCTCGCCGAAAGCGGCCTCGACGCCACTGCGCAGCGGCGGCTCCGAGAGCAGGCGGCGGTGTGGCGCTTCGTCCACGTCGCCGAGAGCCACGCGCAGGCCGAGGACGAGCTCGCTGCGGCGCTCCGGGAGACGCGCCGGCACATGATCCTTGCCCGCGTGACGCACAATCCCGCCGACTTCCACGTCCCCACATCGCGCGTCAACCCGTGGAACGATCCGCTCGTCTCCGACGAAGACGGCGTCCGATACGCGCTCGAAGCCGCTACGCTCTACGGCACCGCGCGGCGTGTCGCCGATCAGGTGGCCGAGATGAGGGACGCGGGCGTGCATCACATCTTCTGCCAGATGTCCTACGGCTACCTACCACACGCGACAATCATGGAGTCCATGCGGCGCTTCGGCGAGCACGTCATGCCGAAGTTCCGCTGA